In a single window of the Prinia subflava isolate CZ2003 ecotype Zambia chromosome 3, Cam_Psub_1.2, whole genome shotgun sequence genome:
- the TASL gene encoding TLR adapter interacting with SLC15A4 on the lysosome: MLSEGYLHRITYLCEDLNPELCKSLPDEGVYEMKSINYSSTGEAQGKSVLQRCRSAGKCISSVCSRGSKHSRRQKDNLPQPVQHHTPTGQPPPATHVCEEPTKKVTYLVPPSCKSICKNYNDLHIAGDYVVPISSVTTDFACDSGLGPFLESSEIPPAMESVQAAPSSNAARRPAQGSSSCWRLASLGPHQQPLSDSALNAYLEQKLVELYRQYIMDSTANRASPTQILASELIMTNVDQISMQISRERNMETVKAKDIVISRFLQIASGKISSEMSTPTLHISPYSHINA; the protein is encoded by the coding sequence ATGTTGTCGGAAGGTTACCTTCATAGAATCACCTACCTTTGTGAAGACCTGAACCCTGAGCTCTGCAAGAGTTTGCCTGATGAAGGGGTGTATGAAATGAAGTCCATTAATTATTCTTCCACAGGCGAAGCACAAGGAAAAAGCGTCCTTCAGAGATGCAGATCTGCTGGCAAGTGCATTTCCTCAGTCTGCTCTAGAGGTAGCAAGCACAGCAGAAGGCAGAAGGACAACCTCCCACAGCCTGTCCAGCACCACACGCCCACAGGGCAGCCACCTCCAGCCACGCATGTCTGCGAGGAGCCGACGAAGAAAGTCACCTACCTGGTCCCACCTTCCTGCAAGAGCATTTGCAAGAACTACAACGACTTGCACATAGCTGGGGACTACGTGGTGCCAATTAGCTCAGTCACGACAGATTTTGCTTGTGACAGCGGCCTAGGCCCCTTCCTGGAGTCCTCAGAGATTCCTCCCGCCATGGAGTCCGTGCAGGCCGCCCCCAGCAGCAACGCCGCGCGCAGGCCGGCCCAGGGGAGCTCCTCGTGCTGGCGGCTGGCCAGCCTGGGGCCACACCAGCAGCCCCTCTCCGACTCGGCCCTGAACGCCTACCTGGAGCAGAAGCTGGTGGAACTGTACAGGCAGTACATCATGGACAGCACGGCTAACAGGGCATCCCCCACCCAGATCCTGGCCTCGGAGCTGATCATGACGAACGTGGATCAGATCAGCATGCAGATATCGCGGGAGAGGAACATGGAGACTGTCAAGGCCAAAGACATTGTCATCAGCCGCTTCTTACAGATAGCCAGTGGGAAGATCTCCTCAGAAATGAGCACACCTACTCTGCATATTTCCCCATATAGTCACATTAATGCTTAA